The following proteins are encoded in a genomic region of Chaetodon auriga isolate fChaAug3 chromosome 8, fChaAug3.hap1, whole genome shotgun sequence:
- the gapdhs gene encoding glyceraldehyde-3-phosphate dehydrogenase 2, with the protein MSDLCVGINGFGRIGRLVLRACLQKGIKVVAINDPFIDLQYMVYMFKYDSTHGRYRGDVSQEDGKLVVDGNAISVFQCMKPSEIPWGSAGAKYVVESTGVFLSVEKASSHLQGGAQRVVVSAPSPDAPMFVMGVNEDKYDPSSMTIVSNASCTTNCLAPLAKVIHDNFGIEEALMTTVHAYTATQKTVDGPSAKAWRDGRGAHQNIIPASTGAAKAVGKVIPELNGKLTGMAFRVPVADVSVVDLTCRLSKPASYAEIKEACKKAAHGPMKGVLGYTEDQVVSSDFIGDTHSSIFDAGAGISLNDNFVKLISWYDNEFGYSHRVADLLLYMHSKE; encoded by the exons ATGTCAGATCTCTGTGTTGGAATCAATGG CTTCGGTCGTATTGGCCGTCTGGTCTTGAGGGCTTGCCTTCAGAAAGGCATCAAGGTTGTGGCCATCAATGACCCCTTCATTGACTTGCAGTACATG GTCTACATGTTCAAGTATGACTCCACCCACGGCCGTTACCGTGGTGATGTCTCCCAAGAGGACGGCAAGCTCGTCGTCGATGGCAACGCCATCTCTGTCTTCCAGTG TATGAAGCCATCAGAGATCCCCTGGGGCAGTGCTGGAGCCAAGTACGTTGTCGAGTCCACGGGTGTCTTCCTCAGTGTGGAGAAGGCCTCT TCTCACCTTCAGGGTGGAGCTCAGCGTGTGGTTGTGTCCGCCCCCTCACCTGATGCTCCAATGTTTGTCATGGGAGTTAACGAGGACAAATACGACCCCTCCTCCATGACCATCGTCAG CAATGCCTCCTGCACCACCAACTGCCTGGCCCCCCTGGCCAAAGTCATCCATGATAACTTTGGCATTGAGGAGGCTCTCATG ACTACAGTCCATGCATACACAGCCACCCAGAAGACAGTGGACGGTCCCAGCGCCAAGGCCTGGCGCGATGGCCGCGGTGCACACCAGAACATCATTCCAGCCTCCACTGGTGCCGCCAAGGCAGTGGGCAAAGTCATCCCCGAACTCAACGG GAAGCTGACAGGCATGGCCTTCAGGGTGCCGGTGGCTGATGTGTCAGTGGTGGACCTGACATGCCGTCTGTCCAAGCCTGCGTCTTACGCTGAGATTAAGGAAGCCTGCAAGAAGGCCGCACATGGGCCCATGAAGGGAGTGCTGGGCTACACCGAGGACCAG GTGGTCTCTTCTGACTTCATCGGTGACACCCACTCCTCCATCTTTGATGCTGGCGCCGGAATCTCCCTCAACGACAACTTTGTCAAGCTCATTTCCTG gtatGATAATGAGTTTGGCTACAGCCACCGTGTCGCTGACCTGCTGCTGTACATGCACTCCAAGGAGTAG